The genomic segment cTATAAAACAAGAATTAAGTAATAACCTTAAAAagttgaaatatgtaaatttaaagaTGCAGCTACATGCTAAAACAAGAATGTGTATTATAAGTATTTACagaaacatataaaaaatacattaagtaTTTAACAGCAATAAGTCCCTAACAGCAGTCAACGGTAGAATGGGGCCGTTATTATTACGTTTCTGTTCAAAATAATAAATCGAAGAAGCTACTCGTGATCCAGATAAGTGTGCTTCATAAAAAGGCTTTATAATCGACTTctacaaatttaataaaacaagTTATGGTGTATTTCTGTAAGTTTACATTTGGAGGGCTCAGAAGCCaagtcatttttcactaaaaattcAGTTAGGTATTAAAGATTCCTTCTAACAGGTAAACCTTTCTACAGGCAAAACGTCTAAGGCAATACTTCACAGGAAAACCAACAGATGGCAGTACTTTAGCGtcagaaataaactaaaaaatgttCTGAAGTCATTTAGTGTAAGTCATCTTGGCGTGTCACagtgttatttaaattttatttcaccCCTTTATCGGATATAATGAGTTAAAATACAATTGATTTACTATTAGAAATATATTCATTCACGATTTAAAATAATTCATCTGATTCAAGTAAGTAACTCTTAACCTAAAAAGTGGGAAATAATTTCTTACGAAAATATGTTTGATGCTTTTTACTGTTAACAATAGATAATAtgttatattaattattagtaaagataaacaaaaaacaTATTATTGTGACTGAAATTACATCATATTCatagaaaaaaatttttacttacacACTTTGACCACTGAAATTTGTTTCAGATGTTTCCAATTTACCTGCAGATGATCTTATGGCAGAAAATaatgtgattgaaaatgaagGGGGCGAAATGGTATAATCACcgaaaaaatcggttgcctgtaaagtcggttttacgggcgaaaattttacgtgacgtctttttctcggtagaatatttattgatatgaatattattaaattgcacaataggaacaaggaattgaatgaaaataagaattgcacaaattttaactatagaaatatattttgtttactaaaacattgtacatgtaaacttaaacttaactaatttctatttgagtgattttgttgaggataggacgatgataggagaaatatgaaatgaaaggaagtgtttctgctgtaatgtgtcttgaacgccaagaacgctcgagaaagacagagacacaagcacggaagcacgcaccgattcaacgcgcctaattctctagtgctgcgcgcgcagcggaccgatcatgtttgagtgggagagagacgcaaggcattcgccggtccggcgggcctctctctcgttcggtgactcactgtaacagacgtgagcgggcgttacactttttcattaatgactccgagccacaacctaatttaagacgttgtcacgtcaaaaagaaaGAAAGCGCAAAAGGAATCCAACAGAATGGACACAAACAGTTAACGTAGTTTGACGGTATGGTGGAAAAGCTTATGTGAACAGAAACCGGAAGAATATCCCTACAAATCGTTTCAAAATGTTGATTGTAAAATATGTAGACCACTTTGTTTTTCCAATATAACACTCGAAGAACGACAACTCATTTTTGACTCATTTTATAAGTTATCTGACAATACAAAGCAGAACATTTATCTTCGTGGACTGATTCATAATAGCTCTGTTCAAAAACGTAGCGTCAGAAATTGATCAAGAGCGCCAAGATTAAAATCAATAAAGTATTACTTAACTACTAAAGTCATGTTCATTCGCGTATGtaagaaattttttaaagatatcTTTCAAGTGAGTGAGCGGCGTATCTATAAACTGTCTTGTAGTACGAGGTCAGCTTCTTGCATAGTTCACAAAGAACCAACCAATAAAATTGATGTCACGAAAGTCAAGGAACACATCAAGTCATTTTCTTGCTATAAGAGCCATTATACAGTTTGTGATGCTAAagatagaaaatatttaaatccagATTTAAATATTAGAAAGATGTATCAACTTCATCAAGGAAGGTTCAGaaccagtcaaagaaaaatgTACTATCATGTATGCTCATCAAATTTTAATACTCCCTTCAAACCCTAATCTAAAGATACCTGTCAATTATGCGATTATTTGCAAAATACCATCAGATTTGGGAATAACGACAAAGATATACAGAAAGCAAAAACCGATAAAGAAATTCAtctcttcttcttatggtgcctatccgttacggatgttggacactaacgtggctattctgactttgttgactgctgccctgaaaagtccggtaatggttaagttaaaccattttcgcaggttatgcagccaggatattcttcttcttcttcgtcctggacctcttttcccatgcactttaccttgcaGTATGGTCCAAAgcaggttgtatcgttgttcattgcgcattatatggcccaggtattctagtttgcgacgttttatggttatgactagttcgcgctctttacccattctatgtagtacttcttcgttggtaactctgtctatccaagaaatcctcaacatgcgtctatagcaccacatctcaaatgcttcgagtctctttaGTGATGCTTCATGTCCATGACTCCActccatataaaagaacggagaaatTCATCTCAGAAAGGCAAAACTAGTGAGAGATTCGCTTAACAAAGATAAAAATTTAGCTAATACAAGCATTTATGTTATTACATTCGATCTACAAAAAGCTTTGCCTTTTCCCAAACTAAGCACGTCTGTTGCTTACTATAAGATGAACCTATATGTTTACAATTTGGGAATTTATAGTTGCAATGACAACAAGGGATACATGTTTATGTGGGACGAAACAGGGGGATTTCGAGGTTCACAAGAAGTTGCCTCCTGCCtgacaaaacatttaaaaatgaatGCAGGAAATTGTAATATCATTTTATATTAGGACTGTTGTACAAGCCAGAACCGAAATATTAAACCAAGTCTATCACTGCTGAAACTCGTACAAGACTTTGAAATGAACACTACTTCAATCGACCCATAAATTTCTCACCTGAGGTCATAGCTACCTTCCGAATGATGTAGATTTTGGAGTTATTGAGTCAAAGGCAAAGAATAAAGAGTTTATTTATGGTCCTGAAGATTGGATCAATTTAGTTTTCACTACTAAGAAAACTAATCCATTTTAAATAACTGAAATAAAACGTAAAGAATTTCTTTTGACAAGAATGTTGGAAAACAGCATCATTAATAGAAAATCGATAATACAGGGGGAAAAGTTAACTGGTTGAACATAAAATGGCTCAGATATTCCAAAAATAAACCGGAATCTATTTTCTTTAAAGAAACACTGCAagaatattttccattttacgagATCAGCATTGCAAAAAAGTTCGTATAGGGAAGACCACCTAAGTTCTTTAGTATTGTTCAAGATCAACTCTACCCAAATCGTAGACCTGTTAAAGAAACATGTTTGATTTGCTTTCTTACATTCCACAGCACTACCACAATTTTTATAAAGATTTACCAGTAATAGAAAGGACTAAAACTCGAGCTTCAACTTGTGAGATCGGCCTCAATGATGGACTTGAGTCTAATAATGACAGTGACGATTCGGATAATTACATAGACTAACTTCTTTCccgttattttatttattaattcagtaGACACTTAGCATTTTTCATTTTTCCTTCTCTATatgtatcaaaaaagaaaaacgctttatatttttattaacttttcttaTATTTAAGTTTATCAGTATGCTACgtttcaataaaaattattattagcaCTTATACCTGAGTCGTTATTTTATTACAACAAGTTTTGAAACAAAGTCAATTTTCTCAGTTTTTATATTTAGTGACTTACACTGATTGGCTTCTGAGCCCTCCATTTATAGAAATCTTCAAATACCTATTATTTCTACACGTacacaataaaatttatgtcCATTGGCTGTAATACCAGTGTACTTGGCTAAAGATTCTAAGAAGGAACAGACCTACgacttaaatattttgtgttggtatcaTTTGACGTCGCTTCCTATGACACGGATGACGTAAATTTTGATTTATACTGTACCAACtgtaaaataaacgtatttttaattaaaattatgattaatTAGCATGAAATCTAGTAAATGTTTGGCAGTTTGAATTTTTTAACAACGTTCCACCAATGtttgtaataattattttatttctagcAAAAGTGAAAGATGTTTTAGGTAAAGGGATGTCTTGAATTAGCAGTTAAAGAGATTTTGGAAATAAAATTGATTGGTTCACTCTATATCGGCTTAAAACtaagatatatacatatattatataaaatatccgTTGCGTAGGATTGTAgaatctttaaataaaatttatatttgcgTACAGGGTCTGTGGAATTATGTAAACTTTGTagattaaactaaaaatttttaatagcaTAATgacaattttgttttattttataggatTAACATTTCTTTTTAATAATCTGATTTTCAAGTAAAAATTTTCATAATACCGAATCTATTTCCCTACTATCTAACTCTTTAGTGTTTCACTTTTACTTGTGCCTCTCTTTTCTataatttagataattttcactTTTCTTCTCACAATCTCCTTTAATTAAAACAAAGTAATATtcttttaattaatataaataattataataaatttaatttcctttaaaatttaataaaaacaaaacacattcagaaggaaacatgggtagactactttcaatccctatttgctaaaagtGACAATAATGAActaccaacaccagaggtgacgacaaacgaagaaataaatattgaggaggaagaggtaaaggaagcattaagaaaattagaaaatagaaaatcaccaggagaggacagaataccgaacgaactcctaaagtacggactaccagatctgaccaaacaactattaaaactaatccaaaaaatattagaacaaaacagaatgCCTCAAAAATGGAGATCGAGTattctaatacctctcttcaaaaagagtAACAAaacggacccggaaaattacagaggaattatttattaaacacaacacaaAAATTAACAACTAAAGTGATAACAAgtaaggcaagtgcaagagaaatcgaTAGAATACATCAAACcgacatatctatgtttcgtgaaccttaagaaggcatttgaccgggtcaaattaaaggacgttatctgctttttgtacgcaagagagatacctctaggaataatcaaagcGATCgcaaatatctaccaaaacaacacaataaaagtaaaaatggaGATAACACAGGGAGACtccttgagtcctctattgttcaacctgattataaatgaaataataaaaaaataaagagatctaaaaaaggataccaaatgggagaaaaataacttaaaataatctgctttgcagactacgcaatattactctctcaaagtgaagatgacttacaacgtatgctgcaccaatttaatataagcgccagaaaatttaacatgtcaatttccccaaaaaagacaaaataactgcaaatttactaagatgtaaattgtgAGTAGAGCAAACAAAgctgcaggctgcctgaatgaaacaatatggagaaataaaaatatcgggaaagaaagaaaaggcagaatttacaaaacagtcatcagaccaataatgacatacgcggcagaaacacgacctgacagaaaggacaaaaaggatgttataaacagaagagataagaacacttagaaaaattgatggcaagacactatgggacagatcATATATAGGGACAGATCATagatgaaacgattatataagccgaatgacatcaAATACGTcttccaataggaagacgatcagtaggaagaccacgaaaactatgaaacgacaatttactggaggcacgttggaaaacagacagagtcatgtttacataaaaacaagaagaagaagaacttcctTTAATATTCTTTGCGATTGCATGACTTTGTTTTGTACTTGTCTTTTTTACTCCGGCTTAAGGAACTCATTTTTGACTCATCTTGTAATTGGAATAAATAATAGAAACCAATAGATTCACAGTTATTATTTTAGAAATGAAACAGAGATAAAATGAAAAAGCACAACAtaagtttttaatagaaaaatagTTCAAAAAAGACAAGAGTTAAACTTGTaaaaatgtaagaataccaacagtaacagacgctAGATACCTTGGCCTCCATCTTGACCAACGCCTTACTTGAAAGAAACATATCCAGACTAAAAGAAGACAGCTCGACTTCTCGAATTCCGGCAAATGTACTGGCttcttggacgtaaatcaaaacatccaaaataaaattcttCTTTTACAAAGTcatactcaaacctatctggttctACGGACTACACCTATGGAGCTGTGCAAAGCCAACGTCGCTGAATATCTTTCAAAGATTCCTTAGTACGAAAGTAATCAAACACTTCaaaaggaatggatgacaaacgaaattTTGCATCTCATGGAGAAAAGGCGAAGAAATAAAACCAACAAGACAAAATACAAAGAAGTGAACCGTGAAattaagagaagccaaagagaactgGGTTCTGGACaactgcaaggaaatagaagaatatgatagaaagtacgatagctttaacatgcataaaaagatcaaggaaataacaggtaaaaaagtgaaacaagcatccatagtaaaggacaaaaaaggtaaaataattacagatttaaatgaaaaactggcaagatggatcgaatacattgaagaactttttgcagacgaaagaccagaaatagcagtggcagaacctacagacgacacaacagggcctgaaatcctaaaaagcgagatagaatatgctataaggaacacaaaagggggtaaagctgcaggaccagatgaaattcctgtagaattgttgaaactaatagacgacgatgcacttgaaataatggtgaacttctttaacacaatttatagaacaggcaccataccaaagaaatggctctcATCTGcttttgtcacaatcccgaagacgaataacgccagagagtgttcagaccacagaactatagcattgatgagccacacactaaaagtatttttaaaaataattcacaaaagaatatttaataaattagaagaggacataagcgccatacagtttggattcagaggtggactgggaacacgggaagctttgcttggtctgagtgtgttaatgcaaagatgtttggatgtaaaccaagacctctacgtaggtttcatagattttgagaaggccttcgataaagtcagacaccaaaaactgtatgaaatcctaagaagcaaaaacatcgacagtcgcgacattaacatcatatccaggttgtactggggacaaacagcaaaaatcaaagttgataataaGTTAACCGAAGatattgagattcgtcgaggtgtgcgtcggggttgtgtgctttctccactaatattcaatatatatatatatatatatatatatatatatatatatatatatatatatatatatatatatatatatatatatatatatatatatatatatatagcgaaacaatatgtcaggaagcgctcctagagcaaaacattggtatgaacatgaACGGAGAGTTACagttacagtttttgatggaagaCATAAACACCCACACcaataagtatggtctaaaactgaacatcaaaaagactaaattcatgattgttataaagaagctatacaccaatgtgaatttaaccataaataatcagccagttgaaagagttacgtcctacaaatatttaggggtttgcttcactgatactaatgaccagacaagagaaatcaagaggcgaatagagatagcgagacaatcgtttgtcaaaatgaaaaagttcctatgcagccgggacataaatataaacttaagaacgagaatgttaaggtgctatgttttctccattctgctgtacggcatggaagcctggacacttaaaaagataaacatcaaaaacattgaggcattcgagatgtggtattacaggagaatgtggaaaataccatggacagaaagagtaacaaatcaagatgttctgctgaagatggagaaggaatgcgaagtcataaaaaccatacaaacgaaaaaactggaatatctgggccacataatgagaaaagtactctctgcttagactcataatccaaggaaaaatctcgggaaagagaaatgtgggacgtaggaggattttcTGGTTTcaaaatttaagggagtggtatgggtgcagatACAGTTCAGCCaccaaagtaaagattgctgtgatggtagccaacctccgataggagacggtactgcaagaagaagaggTCCACCCACAAGAAGATtagatagaacctggccccaagacctacttcaaaactaaaacaaaatagaataaaGTGAGACATCATTGGATGTCTCTGTTTCACGTCCAAAACTtgtaacacatttacttaatactctgaaatgatgtagattgtaaataaaaacataattataaaaaaatctgaTATAGCTCCAAATGATGGTAGTCTTCCGATGTATTTCTCTCCTGATTGAGATTATGCACCtattcattttttttcttatttttaaagcACTGTTCTCAAGTAATACTGGAATAATAGGATTGAAACGTAACAACATAAATGTTGGGATGGCAAAAAGTTAACTACTTCCTCGAATGTAATAAATAGTAATATTAATACAGTATTAGACACCGCTTTGAAAGTCGCAGCTCTTTGCGCTTCGCTGAGAAATGCAAACTTAGCCTTAGCTTCAAATACATATGACAGTGTGTCATCAAAATCAggcatttttataaatataaaaatgtatatatttttcaattgtttatGTCTACTTCAAAGTCATATGTCTTCTAATCATGGTGATTATTACAAGTATCAAATGTCAGCTATCACGACATGACGTTCTATATGATTATATGACCATTTTACAAGATGTGTAACAAATGTTTTGAATAATAAAGTAAACAAGATAATTAAAAGACATAGAAATAACAGTTCTTTATAAAGTGAGGTCATAAGTATATATGTCAACCCATTTTATTCTTGAAATGCTGGTATGTAACGCTtttcttattaatattttatggTTTCAATTAGTCAGAACTCAACCACGAATTGTTGGGGGTGAAGAATGTAGCGAAAACTACCCTTTCATGGTATCTATACGGGTAAATAACAGGCACTACTGCGGAGGAACTCTGGTAACCCGTTGGTGGGTTCTAACAGCAGCCCATTGTAATGACGATCCTAAGAATAAAGATTACGTTGCTCAGTTTGGAACTAAATACATGGAACCACCAGCTGGTACAAACTACACAAGAATAAAAATCACGAAGATAAGAAATCATCCATATTATAGCTTTGTGAGGTTGGTCAACGATATAGCTATGGCAAAGTTGGAACGACCGGTATATAACTACGAATTTGTAAAGCTGCCAAAGTCATTTACGAGAAAACAGATGCCTTCGTTTTGCAAGGAAGCACTAGTAATGGGTTGGGGAGATAAGGTGGAGGGAACTCGAGTAGGCAGCCAGGAACTGATGTGTGTTTATATTGAGACCATTGATCTCTATAAGTGTGATCGAGATCATTATGAGCAATACTTTCACAGCAGAATCTGTACATATACACCAGGTAAAGATGCCTGCCATGGTGATTCCGGTGGTCCTTTAATATGCGATGATATTCAATATGGTATAGTTTCATTTGGGAGAGGTTGTGGGTCTCA from the Diabrotica undecimpunctata isolate CICGRU chromosome 1, icDiaUnde3, whole genome shotgun sequence genome contains:
- the LOC140446355 gene encoding trypsin-like, translated to MYQLHQGRFRTSQRKMYYHKETWVDYFQSLFAKSDNNELPTPEVTTNEEINIEEEEVKEALRKLENRKSPGEDRIPNELLKYGLPDLTKQLLKLIQKILEQNRMPQKWRSSILIPLFKKSNKTDPENYRGIILYMSTHFILEMLVCNAFLINILWFQLVRTQPRIVGGEECSENYPFMVSIRVNNRHYCGGTLVTRWWVLTAAHCNDDPKNKDYVAQFGTKYMEPPAGTNYTRIKITKIRNHPYYSFVRLVNDIAMAKLERPVYNYEFVKLPKSFTRKQMPSFCKEALVMGWGDKVEGTRVGSQELMCVYIETIDLYKCDRDHYEQYFHSRICTYTPGKDACHGDSGGPLICDDIQYGIVSFGRGCGSHPGVYTRVDNYLYFINRVLSGGSRSDGALEVIIFCILLLVHQ